Sequence from the Fragaria vesca subsp. vesca linkage group LG4, FraVesHawaii_1.0, whole genome shotgun sequence genome:
AAATGTGGTTTAATCTTTTCCATGTGGTTTAATCCTTTCAATGATCCTAATATCTCCCTAATATCTCCCTAATATTTTGTTCAACGTAACCCTAATATCTTCCTTTCATTTTTATGCTAGTTATACACAACAGATACTCATTCTTACCCTAATAAACAACTTTATTGCCCGTTAGTAAACCCAATAGAAATTTATTGCCCAGTAGTAAACCCAATAGAAGTTTACTACCCAGTAGTAAACCTAGTAGAACTTTATTTCTACTTCATGCAAATAAGGACTAGATGATCTGATCACTTGCATTGTATGACTATAGTCATTATACATCTCATCAACAATAAATTGAGGTTTAGGCAAACATACCATCCCAATATAACATTGATATACCACCCTCATTGAAGATCCACTAGGACGGGCTCGTAAGGCTGTGCCAATCACATAACAAATTACTATAAAAACCAGTTTGCCGGTGCATATGTGAGAATCCCAAACCCTCCAAAGCTGCCTCTCCAATGTCAACTCGCTGCTTCACGGTGGCATATTTTATGGCACCTTCTTCGAAGTAAAGAAAGACCAAAGTGGCAAACGATGTATGTGAAAACCTAGCGCAGCAGATAGTTGGAAATGATCTAGTATGGCTTCTGGCGTAGGCTCGAGCATTTGACATTATAGGAATCATTTTTTCATGGTTATACTGTTTTGCAAAGTGATGATCCTTAGGCAAAGACCTGGACATGGTTTAATGACTACTAATTCTGACATATCTTTTGATCTTGGTGAGAAAGAATCTCAAGCAAGCAGGCAAATGCAAGTGCGGGTGAGCCATTGTGAGCTTTACTTTACACCACTACACTACTAATCCGGGAACGGGAAGCATTGCAATGGTTCAGTTGTTCGATATGCAGAGGGACTGTTTATGGGGGCTTTAGCTCTCCTATGAGCTGGAGTCCGACAAAATTAATAGGCTCACTAGAAGCTTTTGAAAAAAGAGTAAGTAGTCGGAATGAAAGTCCTATAGAAAAAGCATTCCATTCTAAAGTCAATGTTCGATCTCAGAAAAATGAAAAAGAAAGAAAATTTGAAGAATTTTTTAGAGGAGGAGATAAACCCAAATATTGGGCAAATAAAAAAAAATTCAAGGAGAAAAGAAATTATCCTCCATGTAGAATTTGTAAAAAGAATAATCATAAAGAAGAAGATTGTTGGTTTCAAGAAAAACCAAAATGCCTAAACTGCAACAAGTTCAGTCATAAAAAAGAAAATTGTTTCTTCAAGAAAAGCCACCGAGCAAATTTTTCAAGAGAAAATGAGTAAGAAGATCACCTCTTCTATACTAGTCACTCAACGAATGAAGAGAAAAACAAAAAGTGGTACATCGATAGCAGCTGCAACAACCACATGTCAGGAGACAAGAACATTTTCTCCAAGCTAAAGACTACAAAAAAGTCCCAAGTGACACTAGGAAATGGAGATACCATGAAGAGAAAAGGAAAAGGTATGATCTCTATCCCGACTAAAAATGGAACTAAATATATTAATGATGTTCTATTAGTTCCAAGCTTGAAGCATAATCTGCTAAGTGTTGGACAAATGATGGAGAATGGATATGCTATATTATGTGAAGGAGACTTCTGTAAAATATTTGACAAGAAAAGAATACTAATATTCAAAATAAGAATGAAAAATACAGGTTTTCCACTTCAATGGCAAGATATGGCCATGAAAGCAGAAGTCAAAAAGAAAAATATTGTTCGAGAAAAAAAGCAGTCGAAGACCCACAAAGCTGACCAAATGAAGAAGTATACTCAAAATCAAAAATTTGCAAAGATGCAATGAAGAAGAAAGGCAACAGAAGAATGATGCTGACCAAAAGCTAATGAAGCCAAATACAAGAGTGAGACCATCACCAAGACACTTTCAAAACCAAGACGCCGACTACTACGAGATTGCATCATCAATGCAAATTAAGGAGGAGTGGTAGAAGGTAATGCGCATTGATAAACCATAATCTAGAAAAATCTAGATTAACAAGAGAAAACTAGATAAATTAAGAGAAGTGTCCAGCTGCTAGTTAGAAAAGTCTAGAACAATTAAATGTAATCTAGCTTGGTTTAAAGTAGTTCATAAGGTCGGTGGACTTAGATTAAGTGAGTATGTCGGTGGCTAGTCAAGGTTGGTTAACAAAGCCCTATAAATATGTATGCATGTAATGTAATTATACTCAATTCATGAGTGAATGAATAGAAGCAAGCTATTCAAAGTAGTCCTCCTCCGTCTTCACATTCTCCTCTTAATCTCCTAAACATCCTTGTTCTAATAACAAACCTTCTCCCAACTTCTAGCTCCTACATACCAAAGTCCTAAACACATTGTCATATCCCACTACACACTAAAAGCTTCCGCATAAACCACAAACTCTAAAAGTGGTATCAAACCAACAACAATTTCTAACAAAGAACACAATATCCTTACGAGTCTCGGATAGCATGCAGGACCTAGGAAACCTAATTCAAATGGGAAGGTCTTAAACTCTAGCATTCTATAAGTACTAGGTGCTATGAGTGCAATTACAAAGATTTATTCGAGCCCGGACCTGAGTGTAGTTTGAAGAGTCTGTCGACTCAGGGCCTTGAAGTCTAAGGGCCCAAATTTTATTTTTCATAACTTTCTATTGGGTGTAATTGTTCGTGACATATTAATTAAGGTTTCTTAATTGAAAAACTAAAGGTGATTAAAGACAATTAAGGACAAGCCTGTACTCATTATACTTTAAAAAAAGAAAAGTACTCATTGTACGTAGGCCCTCATTGTATTCACTGGAAAAAAATAAAAAAAATAAAAAAAAAAGCCAATGATATTTAATATAGAATTGACATAATTATATACACATAATATAATAAAACTATGAATTAATACTTGAAAATTGTACAATAGAAAGACTAAATAACCGAAAAAAGAAGAGTCATATGTAAGATATTTAATATAAGGGTATATGGCTTAAATAAATTTGGATATTAAATGTTGTTCATTGTTAGATTTTGAGTTTATAGTTTTACTTCATAGAAAATTTTAAATTTTATTCATAACTTTGAAGGACCCAACTTTGAGAGTTCATCTCAGATCTAAAAATTTCAGGTCCGAGTCTGCCAACACATATCACAAATACACCAAAACCCTAAAAGATCACCATATAGAATTTGGTTTGTGAGGAAGAGAGGTTTCAGTTTGTGTTGAGAATGAGTAGTTTGTGTTGAGAATGAGGGAATTGAGAACTTAAACAATTTTTCGGGGAGGAGAAAGTCTATCAAGTGTCCAAAAAACGCCATACGTTGTGTCAAAAAAAATAGAAATTTACGTCAATTGAAGAGACGACAGAAGAGTGTCGTCTTAAAACGAACAATCTTATTACTCATTTTGGCTTGTTTTTAAGACGACAGATGATTTGTATAATGAACACGCTAAGTTTAACTGACTGCTCGTTGCAATATTCAGACGAAAGATATTCAAATGTCTGTCATAAATATTCATCAGATGACAATAAAAATGACTTCTGTCATATGATCCCTGTCGTCTGATTTCAAAATTGGCGTAGTGATACGCTCATACCCTAGCGGAATGAAAAACAGTGGAGATCTCAAACTTGCACATGAAGATTCAATATCAATACTCCAAGCTGTGGAAGTTGACAGGATTATTGCACTACCGGATGAGATTCTCTGTCATATACTCTCTTTCCTTATCCCGTTATGTTCTGTCCGGAGCACCGTTTTGTCTAAGAGATGGAACAAGTTGTGGACTTGTTGTATTACCAACCTTGATTTCGACATAAAAGATTTCAGTTCATCATATGAGAGTAACTATCACATTTTCGTCAGGTTCGTTGATCAGGTGTTGGCCTTTCGCGACTCTTCATTAGACATCACAAGATTTCGAGTTGCCTGGGAGGATTGTGAAGATTTCTCTATTATTGATCGATGGATACAGGTCGCCGTCAACGCTAATGTTGTTGATCTTGATGTTTCTAGCTATGTGTATCCTTTCGAATTGCCTTCATGTGTTTATACCTGCAAATCACTGGTGTCTTTGAAGGTGAAGTCAGATTATCTTACATTTTATTCTCTTCCTAAGACAGGTAGTTGTTTCCCAAATCTCAAGTTCCTTCATTATATTTCTGGTTATGATTTCGACTGTGCCTCTGGGGCAAATCTTTTCCGCAGCTGCCCTATACTCGAAGAGTTGACTATAGAAGCACATCATAAGAAACGTGTTTTGAATTTCGACATCTCTGCACCTGAATTGAGGACACTAACCACAATCATGAAGAAGATGAATAAAAGAGAACATTATGAAGAAGATGAATTTGAGGAAGATTATGAAGAAGATTATAGGATAGACCCCTGCAATTTCTTTATCGATGCACCTAAACTTGAAAATCTTTGTGTTAAGGGAGAGGTTATGTCAAAGTATAATTGGAAGAACACAAGCTCTTTGGTTCAAGCCAGAGTTCAACTCCAAGTGTTCAATGAAGCTTCCGCTTGTTGTCTACAACCAGAAGAGCAAAACACTTGAGCATAAACACATATATAGATACAACTTATACAAGATCATATACACCGTAGGTAGACCGAGAGCTCCGAGGATAAGGGATTTTCTATGCAGCACTCAGTTACCAAGCTCAGATGGAGAGAGACTCGTATTGGCGTAGTTTAGAGTGTGCATAGGGACCTCCTTATATACTGCACTTTGGATAGCTCAAACTCTGTCCATCAAAGAGTTTGAGTTCCACTAGAAAACAATAATATTAGTCCATCTCTATCATCTTGTTTGATAAGATAATTTAATTGTATCTCATTACTTATCTAACCAATTTCATTTAGATAATATATCATGATAATGTGCTTTTAATCCCACAATGTTTATTCTGCATATATTATGGAAGTTGTCATGCCTTAGGACTCAACATGCTAAGTCCATTCCAACATTCTCCCACTTGGACTAGCATTAGAGTCTGTAACAAGAATCCATATTGAGTTCAGATATAACACTGTTCCTTTGTGCACTTGAGATTAAAATTTCACATGTTTGATACAAACATCATCAGTCTGTCATCACAAAAGAGAAATGCCGGATCTCCAGAAAAATTGCATTCATTGAACACAGTAACTTAAAGACCACCAACACAACTCTAAATGTAATACATGACCAATCAGAGATGATAGAATTGCCAAAGTGTTTCCTGATGAAAATGGTGATAATCAAACACTTAAGCAAAGCAGTCCATTCCTTGGTTCTGTATGCAAGAACCTCAACACAAACTTTCAAAGAAAATTTTCCTGTGTTCCTTTAACATGCATAATGATGCAGCAGATATATATATATATATATATATATATGTATATATCACATATACATAATTTCTTTATAAGCAAAATCACTTATCACAATTCTTATAGCATGCTTAATGCTCATAAAATTCAGTAACCTTACTGTAATCAAAAGTCTGAACTTATTCATTTTAACAAAAGTGGCAGAATGCCAAGCTTTTAAGCTCAAGATATTTAGTCTAGAAAACTAATAAACAATAAGCAGTGTAAACAATGCTCCCACTATTCTCTAGCTATCTGAAAATCCATAATGGACTATAGTGAGAACCACGAAGTGTAAATAATCAAGTGATTCATGATATGCTCAATTCCAAAAGACAAATGCTCTTATAGTAAATGACATGAATTTGAATTGTGAAATATTCTCCCCCTATATATTATATATATAAAATATTCTCCCCCTATATATAATATATATAGAAAATATTTGTCTAAAGTTTAACCATTGTGAAACAAAACCAGGATCACAAACAAGACTATAATCCATATCAATTCATAATAGTTCATATACATTCAATCCAAAACAATGCAGAATGTATATCAATTTAGATGATATTTTCCTTATGCATACTTTCTTTTCAATAACCTTGGCTACCTGTGTGGCAAAGCACTTGGTCATTCCTTATTTTCATTTAATGTCCTATCATGTGTGAAAGTACGTTTTATAATCAGACAAGTCAATACCTGTATGGCAAAAGAAAATGTCCAACTATACATCCTTATGCACTTCACACATGACATACAAAACCATAAAAATTACTTAGAATTACTTTGTTTAAAGCCATCTGTGGATGATACGAAAGTATTCTAAACAACTTTATGCAAGTTTCCTGTTTTAGTGTCTTTATAACCAAATAGAGTATCATAAACAACTATGCTGTGTGCATTATGAAATTTAAAACACTCATTTTGATTCTAAAACAGTGATTGATTACCTTCGTTTTCATATCCATGAGATTTTCATCTCATAAGAAAACTCAATCTTTTACTTATGTTATCTTTAGACATAAATTTTTCGACCAGGGAGAATTTATTTCAGTCATTTAATGTCCAAGAATCACATAAGCAATTACATGTTATCAACATCATACAGTAGGTATAGGCAAACCAGAAACAATTCCATAAGAGTTCAGTAGCATACATAGACTACAAACACATTTCACTCAATTCAGAATCATCAACAATAACCATCTCCTAAATCTATATTGATAAGTTTCATCTGGGCATCTATCCTAAAGCTTAAGTACCCCCCAGGAGAGTATCCAGGGTTCTTGCAATTGAATCGTTACAAAGTTCAATAAAATCTCAAAACATGGACAGTTGCATTCCAGGATGCTCCTAGCGCTGGTATCAATGCAACACATATATCGAATAAATCAAACCAGACTTGTAAAACAAAATGGACGAGTGCTAAGAGCAGTCAACACATGTATGGTAATAAGAAAAGATCTAGGCAAATCAAATGCATTTTATCAATTTTGTGATGTGTTGTATAGCCTGTATGTGCAAATTAAATGCATGTAAAGTTTAAACCTCCTGTGAGAGATACAGTCATGAAATTAATATGCACAACACAAGTTTCTTGATCTTATAACCTTTATAATCAATGAGAAATCCTAGTGGCGGTTTGCTGTGTGCAACATGTACCACTAAGACACCCCAAGGATCCAAGACCAAAGTTGGTTCCCGTAGTTCATCGAGCACAAGGCTTGAAGAACACACCAACTATGCTTAAAGTAAAATTTAATGAAAATTTAACAAGATTCATTTTTGGGAGATATCTTTTATCTTGTTAACTAAATTTTACATAAGCAAATTGTAACAACAAGTACACAATGATTATCAACATATGTAAGATATTCCAGATCATATAAAAGCATTGAGGTAACATATCACTATAATCATTGACATATGATCATTACAGAATATCCTTATCTAAAATACCAGGGCAGCATGCTTTAATTAAGTTCATGTACATCCCAGAGACACTTTAAGCATCACTTGATAACCAATTTTAAACATCTTCAAGAGTTCTTGAAAACAATACCTTACTTCTGTTAAATCATGTCAGCAGTAGATGCATAAATACAATCCCATATAGTATCCAAGCAATTTCTGTAGTCTGATTCCAAAGAAAGCTCTATGCATGTCTCTTTTCTGTGTTCTGTATAAAAACTTCATAGGATTTCACACAAGCATCCTTAATTCTTCACTTCATTATCCTTACAATCACATACTCATAAAGCTGGATTAGGTAAGCATATTGGCATCTAAATATAGTACTGTCATTAGATGCCTGAAGTCCAAAACAATAACCTTTGTACATATTTAGATGAGCTTGATACTTGTTCCAATATCCAAAATGAAAATCAGAATAATGACCAAGTAGGAACAATAATAGGCTATATCAAAAAACATGTATTTGCTTCAATAAATAGTTGGCTACTAGCTAGAAATTTAGCTTTATTGTCCGATCATCATGAGCATGCATGTTAATATCTGCTAAGAATCAAGCAAGTATATTCCAGTTGGTTTACAATATGATTATTATTTTGTATATCAATCTGACAATCTTGTAGCAATACCAAAGATAGAACATCGATCCTTAGATAACCAATCAAAACCTGATACACACTCAATATCAATGGAGATGCAAAACAAGATTTTGATGCTAGCCAGAAATCATGTAAAGTACAGTAGCTATACACCAGCTTGATGCAAGCCAAAACTATTTACCTTTCCTGGAACAGTACTGAAGAACATGATTATTATGAATGAATACAATATATACATAACTATTTATATTTTCAATTATCAAGCATATCAAGACAATCTTAAAGACATATAAATGATTATCTAACGTGTAGTACTGGCAAGTGTATATATAAGATTATCAGTAATGTGGGAAAGGAACAGTTAAGCGAAATGTTCCACTGTAGAAATCTTGTTTCTATCAAAATGAGGTGGTGTTGCTTGATGCCAAAGCATCTGAATTTTTCACAACTTAGTCTCCTGCCTACTATGGCCACATATATGGTCAACAATTCAGTATGCACAAAATTGGGCAATCACAACTGAAAAAAAACAAACAACTAAGCAATAATCTGCCTTCTATCAGAAAATCTGAAAACACTTGTCCTTTCTCCATCAATTGAAGTTATCTAGAGTTCTAGACCACTCACTAGTCAAATAATAACTCTGAAGGTAATATAAAACTAACACACATTAAACATGTATATTTATGTATATGGAACAGTTAAAGTAAAAGCCTGGAGAAATAACTAGCAGACTGAAAACCAGTTGGGAAATCTCATGAGTCATGACAAGTCTTTGTAATCTGCAACGTGGTCAATCTATTCTGAATGACAATGGTAGACTCTTGAAAGTAATATAAACAAAATACTAACAAGGAAAACCATCAATAACAATTGCCAAGACATTATAAAGGGAATACAACAGAGAGATTTTAGTTTCCTTATCCATCTCTTAATAGAATTGTGTCTTGCAAATTATATCATGTAAACGTCTAACAGAAGAACGACCCAAAATAGACATTTACTCATATATACAATATACACACACAAATGTTTGAAGATGATCCTTAGTAGATACATCCAGAATGCAAATTTCCAGTAGGTAATAACATGAGTCGATGATCTTTCAATTACAATAGACAATTTCAAAGAATTTGATGCAGTCTCAAAAAACAGCCACACTTTCATGAAAAGAAGATAAATTTGGTC
This genomic interval carries:
- the LOC101297239 gene encoding putative F-box/LRR-repeat protein At5g41840-like translates to MKNSGDLKLAHEDSISILQAVEVDRIIALPDEILCHILSFLIPLCSVRSTVLSKRWNKLWTCCITNLDFDIKDFSSSYESNYHIFVRFVDQVLAFRDSSLDITRFRVAWEDCEDFSIIDRWIQVAVNANVVDLDVSSYVYPFELPSCVYTCKSLVSLKVKSDYLTFYSLPKTGSCFPNLKFLHYISGYDFDCASGANLFRSCPILEELTIEAHHKKRVLNFDISAPELRTLTTIMKKMNKREHYEEDEFEEDYEEDYRIDPCNFFIDAPKLENLCVKGEVMSKYNWKNTSSLVQARVQLQVFNEASACCLQPEEQNT